A part of Escherichia marmotae genomic DNA contains:
- the narZ gene encoding nitrate reductase Z subunit alpha produces MSKLLDRFRYFKQKGETFADGHGQVMHSNRDWEDSYRQRWQFDKIVRSTHGVNCTGSCSWKIYVKNGLVTWEIQQTDYPRTRPDLPNHEPRGCPRGASYSWYLYSANRLKYPLIRKRLIELWREALKQHSDPVLAWESIMHDPQKCLSYKQVRGRGGFIRSNWQELNQLIAAANVWTIKTYGPDRVAGFSPIPAMSMVSYAAGTRYLSLLGGTCLSFYDWYCDLPPASPMTWGEQTDVPESADWYNSSYIIAWGSNVPQTRTPDAHFFTEVRYKGTKTIAITPDYSEVAKLCDQWLAPKQGTDSALAMAMGHVILKEFHLDNPSDYFINYCRRYSDMPMLVMLEPRDDGSYVPGRMIRASDLVDGLGESNNPQWKTVAFNTAGELVVPNGSIGFRWGEKGKWNLESIAAGAETDLSLTLLGQHDAVAGVAFPYFGGIENPHFRSVKHEPVLVRQLPVKNLTLADGNTCPVVSVYDLVLANYGLDRGLEDENSAKDYDEIKAYTPAWGEQITGVPRQYIETIAREFADTAHKTHGRSMIILGAGVNHWYHMDMNYRGMINMLIFCGCVGQSGGGWAHYVGQEKLRPQTGWLPLAFALDWNRPPRQMNSTSFFYNHSSQWRYEKVTAQELLSPLADASKYSGHLIDFNVRAERMGWLPSAPQLGRNPLGLKAEADKAGLSPAEFTAQALKSGELRMACEQSDNGSNHPRNLFVWRSNLLGSSGKGHEYMQKYLLGTESGIQGQELGPTEGIQPEEVEWQTAAIEGKLDLLVTLDFRMSSTCLFSDIVLPTATWYEKDDMNTSDMHPFIHPLSAAVDPAWESRSDWEIYKGIAKAFSQVCVGHLGKETDVVLQPLLHDSPAELSQPCEVLDWRKGECDLIPGKTAPNIVAVERDYPATYERFTSLGPLMDKLGNGGKGISWNTQDEIDFLGKLNYTKRDGPAQGRPLIDTAIDASEVILALAPETNGHVAVKAWQALGEITGREHTHLARHKEDEKIRFRDIQAQPRKIISSPTWSGLESDHVSYNAGYTNVHELIPWRTLSGRQQLYQDHPWMRAFGESLVAYRPPIDTRSVSEMRQIPPNGFPEKALNFLTPHQKWGIHSTYSENLLMLTLSRGGPIIWISETDARELTIVDNDWVEVFNANGALTARAVVSQRVPPGMTMMYHAQERIMNIPGSEVTGMRGGIHNSVTRVCPKPTHMIGGYAQLAWGFNYYGTVGSNRDEFIMIRKMKNVNWLDDEGRDQVQEAKK; encoded by the coding sequence ATGAGTAAACTTTTGGATCGCTTTCGCTACTTCAAACAAAAGGGCGAAACCTTTGCCGATGGCCACGGACAGGTGATGCATAGCAACCGCGACTGGGAGGACAGCTATCGACAACGTTGGCAATTCGACAAAATCGTGCGCTCCACCCACGGCGTTAACTGTACTGGCTCCTGTAGCTGGAAAATCTATGTCAAAAACGGCCTGGTAACGTGGGAAATCCAGCAGACCGACTACCCGCGTACCCGCCCTGACCTGCCTAATCATGAACCCCGCGGCTGCCCACGCGGCGCAAGCTACTCATGGTATCTCTACAGCGCCAATCGCCTGAAATACCCACTAATTCGTAAGCGGTTAATCGAATTGTGGCGCGAAGCACTTAAACAGCACAGCGATCCGGTGCTGGCGTGGGAATCAATTATGCATGACCCGCAAAAGTGCTTAAGCTACAAACAGGTGCGCGGACGCGGCGGGTTTATCCGCTCTAACTGGCAGGAGCTGAATCAACTGATTGCCGCTGCTAACGTCTGGACTATCAAAACTTACGGGCCGGATCGTGTTGCCGGATTCTCTCCGATTCCGGCAATGTCGATGGTCTCTTACGCCGCAGGAACACGCTATCTGTCACTACTCGGCGGCACCTGCTTAAGTTTCTATGACTGGTATTGCGACCTGCCACCCGCCTCACCGATGACCTGGGGCGAGCAAACCGACGTCCCTGAATCTGCCGACTGGTATAACTCCAGCTATATCATCGCCTGGGGGTCTAACGTACCGCAGACACGCACGCCAGACGCCCACTTCTTTACTGAAGTACGCTACAAAGGCACCAAAACTATCGCCATTACTCCTGACTACTCGGAGGTGGCGAAACTGTGCGACCAGTGGCTGGCTCCGAAGCAAGGCACCGATAGCGCGCTGGCGATGGCGATGGGGCATGTGATTTTAAAAGAGTTTCATCTCGATAATCCCAGCGATTACTTTATCAACTACTGCCGCCGCTACAGCGATATGCCGATGCTGGTGATGCTGGAACCGCGTGACGATGGCAGCTACGTTCCCGGACGAATGATTCGCGCGTCCGATCTGGTGGATGGACTGGGTGAAAGCAATAACCCGCAGTGGAAAACTGTGGCATTTAATACCGCAGGTGAACTGGTCGTGCCCAACGGTTCGATTGGCTTTCGCTGGGGCGAAAAAGGCAAATGGAATCTGGAATCCATTGCCGCAGGTGCAGAAACCGATTTGTCATTAACCCTGCTCGGCCAACACGACGCTGTCGCTGGCGTGGCTTTCCCCTACTTTGGCGGCATTGAAAATCCGCATTTTCGCAGCGTAAAACACGAACCCGTCCTGGTGCGTCAGTTACCTGTTAAAAACCTGACATTAGCCGATGGCAACACCTGTCCGGTCGTCAGCGTTTATGATCTGGTGCTGGCAAACTACGGCCTCGATCGCGGGCTGGAGGACGAAAACAGCGCGAAAGATTACGATGAAATCAAAGCCTACACCCCGGCCTGGGGTGAGCAAATTACCGGTGTACCGCGCCAGTATATTGAAACCATAGCCCGTGAATTTGCCGATACCGCCCATAAAACCCACGGGCGCTCGATGATTATCCTCGGTGCTGGCGTTAACCACTGGTATCACATGGATATGAACTACCGTGGGATGATCAATATGTTGATTTTCTGCGGTTGTGTCGGGCAAAGCGGCGGCGGCTGGGCGCATTACGTTGGTCAGGAAAAACTGCGCCCGCAAACCGGCTGGCTGCCGCTGGCATTTGCGCTGGACTGGAACCGGCCACCGCGCCAGATGAACAGCACTTCGTTTTTCTACAATCACTCCAGCCAATGGCGCTATGAAAAAGTCACCGCCCAGGAACTGCTCTCACCGCTGGCCGATGCCAGTAAATACAGCGGTCATCTGATTGATTTCAACGTTCGCGCTGAACGCATGGGTTGGCTACCTTCCGCGCCGCAACTGGGGCGTAACCCGCTCGGGCTGAAAGCCGAAGCCGATAAGGCCGGATTATCACCCGCCGAATTTACCGCTCAGGCGTTGAAGTCAGGCGAGTTACGCATGGCCTGCGAACAGTCGGACAACGGCAGCAATCATCCGCGTAACCTGTTTGTCTGGCGCTCTAACCTGCTTGGCTCCTCCGGCAAGGGTCACGAGTATATGCAGAAATATCTGCTGGGTACGGAAAGTGGCATTCAGGGGCAAGAACTTGGGCCGACGGAGGGAATTCAACCGGAAGAAGTAGAGTGGCAAACCGCCGCGATAGAGGGAAAGCTCGACCTGCTGGTAACGCTCGATTTCCGTATGTCCAGCACCTGCCTGTTTTCCGATATCGTCCTGCCTACCGCCACGTGGTATGAGAAAGACGATATGAATACCTCGGATATGCATCCGTTTATTCATCCACTTTCTGCAGCGGTCGATCCCGCCTGGGAATCACGCAGCGACTGGGAAATCTACAAGGGTATCGCCAAAGCGTTCTCGCAAGTGTGCGTGGGCCATCTCGGCAAAGAAACTGACGTGGTACTTCAGCCATTGTTACACGACTCTCCGGCAGAGCTATCCCAACCTTGCGAAGTGCTCGACTGGCGCAAAGGTGAATGCGATCTGATCCCCGGCAAGACTGCGCCTAATATTGTGGCGGTGGAGCGCGACTACCCTGCTACCTACGAACGCTTTACCTCGCTGGGGCCGTTGATGGACAAACTCGGCAACGGTGGTAAAGGTATTTCATGGAATACCCAGGATGAAATCGATTTCCTCGGCAAACTCAATTACACCAAACGCGATGGCCCGGCTCAGGGGCGTCCGCTGATTGATACCGCCATTGATGCATCGGAAGTGATTCTGGCGCTGGCACCGGAAACCAACGGCCATGTTGCGGTAAAAGCCTGGCAGGCGCTGGGTGAGATCACCGGACGCGAACATACTCATCTGGCGCGGCATAAAGAAGATGAAAAGATTCGCTTCCGCGATATTCAGGCGCAGCCGCGTAAAATCATCTCCAGCCCGACCTGGTCTGGCCTGGAAAGCGATCACGTCTCCTACAATGCGGGATACACCAACGTTCACGAGTTAATTCCGTGGCGCACGTTATCTGGCCGTCAGCAGCTCTATCAGGATCACCCGTGGATGCGTGCCTTTGGCGAAAGTCTGGTGGCTTATCGCCCACCTATCGACACCCGTAGCGTTAGCGAAATGCGCCAGATCCCACCAAACGGCTTTCCGGAAAAAGCCCTTAACTTCCTGACACCGCATCAGAAATGGGGCATTCACTCCACTTATAGTGAAAACCTGTTGATGCTGACGCTCTCACGCGGTGGACCGATTATCTGGATCAGCGAAACCGATGCCCGTGAACTGACTATTGTTGATAACGACTGGGTGGAGGTCTTTAACGCCAACGGTGCGCTGACTGCCCGCGCGGTAGTCAGCCAGCGTGTACCGCCGGGCATGACCATGATGTATCACGCTCAGGAACGGATTATGAATATCCCCGGCTCGGAAGTGACCGGAATGCGCGGCGGTATTCACAACTCGGTCACCCGCGTTTGTCCGAAACCGACGCATATGATTGGCGGTTACGCGCAACTGGCCTGGGGCTTTAACTACTACGGCACCGTCGGCTCGAACCGCGACGAGTTCATCATGATCCGCAAGATGAAGAACGTGAACTGGCTGGATGATGAAGGTCGCGATCAGGTACAGGAGGCGAAAAAATGA
- the narU gene encoding nitrate/nitrite transporter NarU encodes MALQNEKNNRYLLRDWKPENPAFWENKGKHIARRNLWISVSCLLLAFCVWMLFSAVAVNLNKIGFNFTTDQLFLLTALPSVSGALLRVPYSFMVPIFGGRRWTVFSTAILIIPCIWLGFAVQNTATPFGVFIVIALLCGFAGANFASSMGNISFFFPKAKQGSALGINGGLGNLGVSVMQLVAPLVIFVPVFAFLGVNGVPQADGSEMSLANAAWIWVPLLVIATIAAWSGMNDIASSRASIADQLPVLQRLHLWLLSLLYLATFGSFIGFSAGFAMLAKTQFPDVNILQLAFFGPFIGAIARSVGGAISDKFGGVRVTLINFIFMALFSALLFLTLPGTGSGNFIAFYAVFMGLFLTAGLGSGSTFQMIAVIFRQITIYRVKMKGGSDEEAQREAITETAAALGFISAIGAVGGFFIPQAFGMSLNMTGSPVGAMKVFLIFYIICVLLTWLVYGRRQFSQK; translated from the coding sequence ATGGCACTGCAAAATGAGAAAAACAATCGTTATCTTTTGCGCGACTGGAAGCCAGAAAATCCGGCATTCTGGGAAAATAAAGGAAAGCATATAGCACGAAGAAATCTCTGGATATCAGTCAGTTGTTTACTTCTTGCGTTCTGTGTCTGGATGTTATTTAGCGCTGTCGCCGTTAATCTCAACAAAATCGGCTTTAATTTTACTACCGATCAACTTTTTTTATTAACCGCATTACCCTCCGTTTCGGGCGCATTATTACGTGTTCCCTACTCCTTTATGGTGCCAATATTTGGTGGACGTCGCTGGACCGTTTTTAGTACCGCTATCCTGATTATTCCCTGCATCTGGCTCGGTTTTGCCGTGCAAAATACAGCTACTCCCTTCGGTGTATTTATTGTAATTGCTCTGCTGTGCGGTTTTGCGGGCGCAAACTTTGCTTCAAGTATGGGAAATATCAGTTTTTTCTTCCCGAAAGCCAAACAAGGTAGCGCACTTGGCATTAATGGCGGACTGGGTAATTTAGGCGTCAGCGTGATGCAACTGGTTGCGCCGCTGGTGATTTTTGTTCCGGTATTTGCCTTTCTTGGTGTTAATGGCGTACCGCAGGCCGATGGTTCTGAGATGTCACTGGCTAATGCTGCCTGGATTTGGGTGCCATTGTTGGTCATTGCCACCATTGCGGCCTGGTCAGGGATGAATGATATTGCCAGTTCACGTGCATCAATTGCCGACCAGTTACCTGTGTTACAACGCCTGCATCTCTGGCTGTTGAGTCTGCTCTACCTCGCCACTTTTGGCTCGTTCATCGGCTTTTCCGCGGGTTTTGCCATGCTGGCAAAAACGCAGTTCCCGGATGTGAATATTCTGCAACTGGCGTTTTTTGGCCCGTTTATCGGTGCCATTGCGCGATCGGTTGGCGGCGCTATCTCCGATAAGTTCGGCGGCGTTCGCGTTACGCTTATCAACTTTATTTTTATGGCTCTGTTCAGTGCGTTGCTGTTTCTGACGTTACCCGGCACGGGTTCAGGTAATTTCATTGCGTTTTACGCCGTATTTATGGGGTTGTTCCTGACGGCGGGTCTGGGAAGTGGCTCTACTTTCCAGATGATTGCCGTCATCTTCCGCCAGATAACCATTTATCGGGTGAAGATGAAAGGCGGTAGCGATGAAGAAGCACAGCGAGAAGCAATCACCGAAACCGCCGCCGCACTTGGCTTTATCTCGGCAATTGGTGCAGTTGGCGGCTTTTTTATTCCACAGGCGTTTGGCATGTCGCTGAATATGACCGGCTCGCCGGTTGGCGCGATGAAAGTGTTTTTAATCTTTTACATCATCTGTGTGCTGCTGACCTGGCTGGTCTATGGTCGGCGGCAGTTTAGCCAAAAATAA
- the yddG gene encoding aromatic amino acid efflux DMT transporter YddG, translating into MTKQKATLIGLIAIILWSTMVGLIRGVSEGLGPVGGAAAIYSLSGLLLIFTVGFPRLRQIPKGYLLAGSVLFVSYEICLALSLGYAATRHQAIEVGMVNYLWPSLTILFAILFNGQKTNWLIIPGLLFALMGVCWVLGGENGLKYNEIINNITTSPLSYFLAFIGAFIWAAYCTVTNKYARGFNGITVFVLLTGASLWVYYFLSPQPEMVFSTPVIVKLISAAFTLGFAYAAWNVGILHGNVTIMAVGSYFTPVLSSALAAVLLSAPLSLSFWQGALMVCGGSLLCWLATRHR; encoded by the coding sequence ATGACAAAACAAAAAGCAACACTCATTGGCCTGATTGCGATCATCTTGTGGAGCACGATGGTTGGGTTGATTCGTGGGGTCAGTGAGGGGCTCGGTCCGGTAGGAGGAGCGGCGGCGATCTATTCATTAAGCGGACTACTATTAATATTCACTGTTGGATTCCCACGTCTTCGGCAGATCCCAAAAGGCTATTTACTTGCTGGCAGCGTATTGTTTGTCAGCTATGAAATTTGCCTCGCGCTTTCTTTGGGATACGCGGCCACCCGCCATCAGGCCATTGAAGTCGGTATGGTGAACTATCTATGGCCCAGCCTGACGATTCTTTTTGCCATTCTTTTTAACGGACAAAAAACAAATTGGCTGATTATTCCAGGATTGCTTTTCGCGTTGATGGGTGTTTGTTGGGTGCTGGGCGGTGAGAATGGCCTGAAATATAATGAAATAATCAATAATATCACTACCAGCCCATTAAGTTATTTTCTGGCGTTTATTGGTGCCTTTATCTGGGCGGCTTATTGCACGGTAACCAATAAATATGCCCGTGGATTTAACGGCATTACCGTTTTCGTTCTTCTGACGGGTGCAAGCCTATGGGTTTACTATTTTCTGTCGCCACAACCAGAGATGGTTTTTAGCACCCCTGTCATCGTCAAACTCATTTCTGCGGCTTTTACTTTAGGATTTGCTTATGCCGCCTGGAATGTCGGTATTTTACATGGCAATGTCACTATTATGGCAGTAGGGTCTTATTTTACCCCCGTACTTTCGTCAGCGCTTGCTGCCGTGCTGCTCAGCGCACCGCTGTCGCTCTCATTCTGGCAAGGCGCACTGATGGTCTGTGGCGGTTCTCTGCTCTGCTGGCTGGCGACACGTCACCGATAA
- the fdnG gene encoding formate dehydrogenase-N subunit alpha, whose protein sequence is MDVSRRQFFKIYAGGMAGTTVAALGFAPKQALAQARNYKLLRAKEIRNTCTYCSVGCGLLMYSLGDGAKNAREAIYHIEGDPDHPVSRGALCPKGAGLLDYVNSENRLRYPEYRAPGSDKWQRISWDEAFSRIAKLMKADRDANFIEKNEQGVTVNRWLSTGMLCASGASNETGMLTQKFARSLGMLAVDNQARVUHGPTVASLAPTFGRGAMTNHWVDIKNANVVMVMGGNAAEAHPVGFRWAMEAKNNNDATLIVVDPRFTRTASVADIYAPIRSGTDITFLSGVLRYLIENNKINAEYVKHYTNASLLVRDDFAFEDGLFSGYDAEKRQYDKSSWNYQFDENGYAKRDDTLTHPRCVWNLLKEHVSRYTPDVVENICGTPKADFLKVCEVLASTSAPDRTTTFLYALGWTQHTVGAQNIRTMAMIQLLLGNMGMAGGGVNALRGHSNIQGLTDLGLLSTSLPGYLTLPSEKQVDLQSYLEANTPKATLADQVNYWSNYPKFFVSLMKSFYGDAAQKENNWGYDWLPKWDQTYDVIKYFNMMDEGKVSGYFCQGFNPVASFPDKNKVVSCLSKLKYMVVIDPLVTETSTFWQNHGESNDVDQASIQTEVFRLPSTCFAEEDGSIANSGRWLQWHWKGQDAPGEARNDGEILAGIYHHLRELYKAEGGKGVEPLMKMSWNYKQPHEPQSDEVAKENNGYALEDLYDANGVLIAKKGQLLSSFAHLRDDGTTASSCWIYTGSWTEQGNQMANRDNSDPSGLGNTLGWAWAWPLNRRVLYNRASADINGKPWDPKRMLIQWNGSKWTGNDIPDFGNAAPGTPTGPFIMQPEGMGRLFAINKMAEGPFPEHYEPIETPLGTNPLHPNVVSNPVVRLYEQDALRMGKKEQFPYVGTTYRLTEHFHTWTKHALLNAIAQPEQFVEISETLAAAKGIANGDRVTVSSKRGFIRAVAVVTRRLKPLNVNGQQVETVGIPIHWGFEGVARKGYIANTLTPNVGDANSQTPEYKAFLVNIEKA, encoded by the coding sequence ATGGACGTCAGTCGCAGACAATTTTTTAAAATCTACGCGGGCGGTATGGCTGGAACAACAGTAGCAGCATTGGGCTTTGCCCCGAAGCAAGCACTGGCTCAGGCGCGAAACTATAAATTATTACGCGCAAAAGAGATCCGTAACACCTGCACATACTGTTCCGTAGGTTGCGGGCTATTGATGTATAGCCTGGGTGATGGAGCTAAAAACGCCAGAGAAGCGATTTATCACATTGAGGGTGATCCGGATCATCCGGTAAGCCGCGGTGCGCTGTGCCCGAAAGGGGCCGGTTTGCTGGACTACGTGAACAGTGAAAACCGTCTGCGTTACCCGGAATATCGCGCTCCAGGTTCAGATAAATGGCAGCGTATTAGCTGGGATGAAGCATTTTCCCGTATTGCGAAGCTGATGAAAGCTGACCGTGATGCCAACTTTATTGAGAAGAACGAGCAGGGCGTAACGGTTAACCGTTGGCTTTCTACCGGTATGCTGTGTGCTTCCGGTGCCAGCAACGAAACCGGGATGCTGACCCAAAAATTTGCTCGCTCCCTCGGGATGCTGGCGGTAGACAACCAGGCACGCGTCTGACACGGACCAACGGTAGCAAGTCTTGCTCCAACATTTGGTCGCGGTGCGATGACCAACCACTGGGTGGATATCAAAAACGCTAACGTCGTGATGGTGATGGGCGGTAACGCTGCTGAAGCGCATCCCGTCGGTTTCCGCTGGGCGATGGAAGCGAAAAACAACAACGATGCAACCTTGATCGTTGTCGATCCCCGTTTTACGCGTACCGCTTCTGTCGCGGATATCTACGCGCCTATTCGTTCCGGTACGGACATTACGTTCCTGTCTGGCGTTTTGCGCTACCTGATCGAAAACAACAAAATCAACGCTGAATACGTTAAGCATTACACCAACGCCAGCTTGCTGGTGCGTGATGATTTTGCTTTCGAAGACGGCCTGTTCAGCGGCTATGACGCTGAAAAACGCCAGTACGATAAGTCGTCCTGGAACTATCAGTTCGATGAAAATGGCTATGCGAAACGCGATGATACGCTGACTCATCCGCGCTGCGTGTGGAACCTGCTGAAAGAGCACGTTTCCCGCTACACGCCGGATGTTGTAGAAAACATCTGTGGTACGCCAAAAGCCGACTTCCTGAAAGTGTGTGAAGTGCTGGCCTCCACCAGCGCGCCGGATCGCACAACCACCTTCCTGTACGCCCTGGGCTGGACGCAGCACACTGTCGGTGCGCAGAACATTCGTACTATGGCGATGATCCAGTTGCTGCTCGGCAACATGGGTATGGCTGGTGGTGGCGTGAACGCGCTGCGCGGCCACTCCAACATTCAGGGTCTGACCGACTTAGGTCTGCTCTCTACCAGCTTACCGGGTTATCTGACGCTGCCGTCAGAAAAACAGGTTGATCTGCAGTCGTATCTGGAAGCGAATACGCCGAAAGCGACGCTGGCTGATCAGGTGAACTACTGGAGCAATTATCCGAAGTTCTTCGTTAGCCTGATGAAATCTTTCTACGGCGATGCCGCACAGAAAGAAAACAACTGGGGTTACGACTGGCTGCCGAAGTGGGATCAGACCTACGACGTCATCAAGTATTTCAACATGATGGACGAAGGCAAGGTCAGCGGTTATTTCTGCCAGGGCTTTAACCCGGTTGCGTCCTTCCCGGACAAAAACAAAGTAGTTAGCTGCCTGAGTAAGCTGAAATACATGGTGGTTATCGATCCGCTGGTGACTGAAACCTCCACCTTCTGGCAGAACCACGGCGAGTCGAACGATGTCGATCAGGCGTCTATCCAGACCGAGGTATTCCGTCTGCCTTCGACCTGCTTTGCTGAAGAAGATGGCTCTATCGCCAACTCCGGTCGCTGGTTGCAGTGGCACTGGAAAGGTCAGGACGCTCCGGGCGAAGCGCGTAACGACGGTGAAATTCTGGCGGGTATCTACCACCATCTGCGCGAGCTGTATAAAGCCGAAGGTGGTAAAGGCGTAGAACCGCTGATGAAGATGAGCTGGAACTACAAGCAGCCGCACGAGCCGCAATCTGACGAAGTGGCAAAAGAGAACAACGGCTATGCGCTGGAAGATCTCTATGATGCCAATGGCGTGCTGATTGCGAAGAAAGGTCAGTTGCTGAGTAGCTTTGCGCATCTGCGTGATGACGGTACGACTGCATCTTCTTGCTGGATCTACACCGGTAGCTGGACCGAGCAGGGCAACCAGATGGCCAACCGCGATAACTCCGACCCGTCAGGTCTGGGGAATACGCTGGGATGGGCATGGGCGTGGCCGCTCAACCGTCGCGTGCTGTACAACCGTGCTTCAGCGGATATCAACGGTAAACCGTGGGATCCGAAACGGATGCTGATCCAGTGGAACGGCAGCAAGTGGACGGGCAATGATATTCCGGACTTCGGCAATGCCGCACCGGGTACGCCAACCGGGCCGTTTATCATGCAGCCGGAAGGGATGGGACGCTTGTTTGCCATCAACAAAATGGCAGAAGGTCCATTCCCGGAACACTACGAGCCGATTGAAACGCCGCTGGGTACGAACCCGCTGCATCCAAACGTGGTGTCTAACCCGGTCGTGCGTCTGTATGAACAAGATGCGCTGCGGATGGGTAAAAAAGAGCAGTTCCCTTACGTGGGTACGACCTACCGTCTGACCGAGCACTTCCACACCTGGACCAAGCACGCATTGCTCAACGCAATCGCCCAGCCGGAACAGTTTGTGGAAATCAGCGAAACGCTGGCGGCGGCGAAAGGCATTGCCAATGGCGATCGTGTCACTGTCTCCAGTAAGCGTGGCTTTATCCGCGCGGTGGCCGTGGTAACGCGCCGTCTGAAGCCGCTGAACGTTAACGGTCAACAGGTAGAAACGGTGGGTATTCCAATCCACTGGGGCTTTGAGGGTGTCGCGCGTAAAGGCTATATCGCTAACACTCTGACGCCGAATGTCGGTGATGCAAACTCGCAAACGCCGGAATATAAAGCGTTCTTAGTCAACATCGAGAAGGCGTAA
- the fdnH gene encoding formate dehydrogenase N subunit beta, with translation MAMETQDIIKRSATNSITPPSQVRDYKAEVAKLIDVSTCIGCKACQVACSEWNDIRDEVGHCVGVYDNPADLSAKSWTVMRFSETEQNGKLEWLIRKDGCMHCEDPGCLKACPSAGAIIQYANGIVDFQSENCIGCGYCIAGCPFNIPRLNKEDNRVYKCTLCVDRVSVGQEPACVKTCPTGAIHFGTKKEMLELAEQRVAKLKARGYEHAGVYNPEGVGGTHVMYVLHHADQPELYHGLPKEPKIDTSVNLWKGALKPLAAAGFIATFAGLIFHYIGIGPNKEVDDDEEGNHE, from the coding sequence ATGGCTATGGAAACGCAGGACATTATCAAAAGGTCCGCAACTAACTCCATCACGCCGCCTTCGCAGGTGCGTGATTACAAAGCAGAAGTCGCGAAACTTATCGACGTTTCCACCTGTATCGGCTGTAAAGCCTGCCAGGTGGCATGTTCGGAGTGGAACGACATCCGTGATGAAGTGGGGCACTGCGTCGGGGTCTACGATAACCCCGCCGATCTGAGCGCCAAATCCTGGACGGTGATGCGCTTTAGCGAAACCGAACAGAACGGTAAGCTGGAGTGGCTGATCCGTAAAGACGGCTGTATGCACTGTGAAGATCCGGGCTGCCTGAAGGCGTGTCCGTCTGCCGGTGCAATCATTCAGTACGCTAACGGCATTGTCGATTTCCAGTCGGAAAACTGCATCGGCTGTGGTTACTGCATTGCCGGGTGTCCGTTTAATATTCCGCGCCTCAACAAAGAGGATAACCGGGTATATAAATGCACCCTCTGCGTCGATCGCGTCAGCGTCGGCCAGGAACCGGCTTGTGTGAAAACCTGTCCGACCGGGGCGATCCACTTCGGCACCAAGAAGGAGATGCTGGAGCTGGCGGAACAGCGGGTGGCGAAACTGAAAGCGCGTGGCTACGAACATGCTGGCGTCTACAACCCGGAAGGGGTTGGTGGCACGCACGTCATGTATGTGTTGCATCACGCCGATCAGCCGGAGCTGTATCACGGTCTACCGAAGGAGCCGAAGATTGATACTTCGGTGAACTTGTGGAAAGGCGCGTTGAAACCGCTGGCAGCCGCTGGCTTTATCGCCACCTTTGCCGGGTTGATTTTCCACTACATCGGTATTGGCCCGAATAAGGAAGTGGACGATGACGAGGAGGGAAATCATGAGTAA
- the fdnI gene encoding formate dehydrogenase-N subunit gamma produces MSKSKMIVRTKFIDRACHWTVVICFFLVALSGISFFFPTLQWLTQTFGTPQMGRILHPFFGIAIFVALMFMFFRFVHHNIPDKKDIPWLLNIVEVLKGNEHKVADVGKYNAGQKMMFWSIMSMIFVLLVTGVIIWRPYFAQYFPIQVVRYSLLIHAAAGIILIHAILIHMYMAFWVKGSIKGMVEGKVSRRWAKKHHPRWYREIEKAEAKKESEEGI; encoded by the coding sequence ATGAGTAAGTCGAAAATGATTGTGCGCACCAAGTTTATTGATCGCGCCTGTCACTGGACCGTGGTGATTTGCTTCTTCCTGGTGGCACTTTCCGGGATTTCGTTCTTCTTCCCGACGCTGCAATGGCTGACGCAAACCTTCGGTACGCCGCAGATGGGACGCATTTTGCACCCATTCTTCGGCATTGCGATTTTTGTTGCGCTGATGTTTATGTTCTTCCGCTTTGTGCATCACAACATCCCGGATAAGAAAGATATTCCGTGGCTGTTGAACATTGTCGAAGTATTGAAAGGCAATGAGCACAAAGTGGCGGATGTCGGTAAGTACAACGCCGGGCAGAAGATGATGTTCTGGTCGATCATGAGCATGATTTTCGTGCTGCTGGTGACCGGGGTGATTATCTGGCGTCCGTACTTTGCGCAGTACTTCCCGATTCAGGTTGTCCGCTACAGTCTGCTGATCCACGCAGCCGCGGGTATCATCCTGATCCACGCCATCCTGATCCATATGTATATGGCATTCTGGGTGAAAGGGTCGATTAAAGGGATGGTCGAAGGAAAGGTGAGCCGTCGTTGGGCGAAGAAACACCATCCGCGCTGGTATCGTGAAATCGAGAAGGCCGAAGCGAAAAAAGAGA